The following coding sequences lie in one Haloarcula marina genomic window:
- a CDS encoding ABC transporter ATP-binding protein, which produces MADLELRNLAKVYQTGSSNPVVGVEDLNIHLDEGNFLVLVGPSGCGKSTTLRTIAGLEHVTSGEVRIGDKVVNDLSPKDRDIAMVFQNYALYPHMTARENMSFGLKMTTTLSDEEVSDRVESVSEMMGIDDLLGDRPSELSGGQQQRVALGRAIVREPEVFLLDEPLSNLDAKLRAHMRTEIQELQEDLNITTVYVTHDQTEAMTMGDKIAILDQGELQQVGTPLECYYTPKNRFVAGFIGEPSMNFFDMRVESDQLTNERIEYPLSGARLDSVRGEDRVTLGIRPEDIEIADEPGEHTFTADVRVVEPLGDINYMHVDLDGNEMTVKVPGEHYAEENTEVLLSFPEEKLHLFSGPTGEALCNRSIPTDSSLPIEATTEA; this is translated from the coding sequence ATGGCAGATTTAGAGCTTCGAAACCTCGCTAAGGTATACCAGACTGGTTCGTCGAATCCGGTCGTCGGCGTTGAGGATCTGAATATCCACTTGGACGAGGGGAACTTTCTCGTGCTTGTCGGCCCGTCAGGCTGTGGGAAGTCGACGACGCTGCGAACGATCGCCGGACTCGAACACGTCACCAGCGGCGAGGTGCGAATCGGTGACAAGGTCGTGAACGATCTAAGCCCGAAGGACCGGGACATCGCGATGGTGTTCCAAAACTACGCGCTGTACCCGCACATGACCGCCCGGGAGAACATGAGCTTCGGGCTCAAAATGACGACGACACTATCCGACGAGGAGGTCAGCGATCGCGTCGAGAGCGTGTCCGAGATGATGGGTATCGATGACCTGCTGGGTGACAGACCCTCGGAGCTCTCGGGCGGCCAACAACAGCGCGTCGCGCTGGGTCGTGCTATCGTGCGCGAGCCCGAGGTATTCTTGCTCGACGAACCGCTGTCGAATCTGGACGCCAAACTTCGCGCCCACATGCGCACAGAGATTCAGGAACTCCAAGAGGACCTGAATATCACGACCGTCTACGTCACGCACGACCAGACCGAAGCGATGACCATGGGCGACAAGATCGCTATCCTCGACCAAGGCGAACTGCAGCAGGTCGGGACACCTCTAGAGTGTTACTATACACCCAAAAACCGGTTCGTCGCGGGCTTCATTGGTGAACCGTCGATGAACTTCTTTGACATGCGCGTGGAGAGTGACCAACTGACCAACGAACGGATCGAGTACCCTCTTTCCGGAGCACGACTCGATTCCGTCCGCGGCGAAGATCGCGTCACACTCGGGATTCGTCCGGAGGACATCGAGATTGCCGACGAACCCGGCGAGCACACCTTTACGGCGGACGTTCGTGTCGTCGAGCCCTTGGGCGACATCAACTACATGCACGTCGACCTCGACGGCAACGAGATGACGGTAAAGGTGCCGGGCGAGCACTACGCAGAGGAGAACACCGAGGTGTTGCTGTCGTTCCCCGAAGAGAAGCTCCACCTCTTTAGCGGGCCGACTGGTGAGGCCCTCTGTAACAGGTCGATCCCGACCGACAGTTCGCTTCCGATCGAAGCGACGACGGAAGCCTGA
- a CDS encoding glycoside hydrolase family 4, whose amino-acid sequence MYVMRRSFYINALLRTAALVPPVMERRCHHAAQSPPSKILFSRYQMVFVHMDSEIGNKTATATSAGAADEDATQSVKIGYVGGGSRGWAYTLINDLAQCTDMSGEVVLYDLDYESAQRNAEFGNWVQEREGAVGEWTYTAVEDRSAALEGADFVILSTQDPPAETMAHEIDIPSEYGIYQSVGDTVGPGGVVRAMRTIPVYRDIALAIEEHCPDAWVLNYTNPMTVCVRALYEAFPDINAIGCCHEVFHTQEHFGELVAEYMDEPQPPRTEIDVNVKGINHFTWIDEATWRGHDLFPLLKRHSEEVISDRSFDPGDLDDASYFVDNELVAYALFDRFGIFPAAGDRHLAEFVPWFLSVDDPDEIQSWGIKLTPSEYRVERQEDALDKFYDPMEGDEEFEFFDSGEEGVSMMRALLGGERLRTNVNVPNEGQAPDLPAGTVVETNALFTRGEVTPLAAGELPPQVHNAVSTHVQNQETIVEAAFAGDVDLAFQAFLNDPLVSVPITDAEAMFRDLIEAVEPYLQSHWDLDGAAVLS is encoded by the coding sequence ATGTACGTCATGCGTCGGAGCTTCTACATAAATGCATTGCTCAGAACGGCGGCCCTGGTCCCACCGGTCATGGAAAGGCGGTGCCACCATGCAGCGCAATCGCCTCCATCCAAAATCTTATTTAGCCGCTATCAGATGGTGTTCGTACACATGGACAGCGAAATCGGTAACAAAACAGCTACGGCCACGTCAGCGGGAGCCGCGGACGAGGACGCCACGCAGTCGGTGAAGATCGGGTACGTCGGTGGCGGGAGTCGCGGGTGGGCCTACACGCTCATCAACGATCTCGCGCAGTGTACCGACATGAGTGGTGAGGTCGTACTGTACGATCTGGACTACGAGAGCGCCCAGCGCAATGCGGAGTTCGGAAACTGGGTGCAAGAGCGAGAGGGTGCGGTTGGCGAGTGGACCTATACGGCCGTCGAGGACCGCTCGGCGGCGCTGGAAGGTGCGGACTTCGTCATCCTCTCGACGCAGGACCCGCCAGCGGAGACGATGGCGCACGAGATCGATATCCCGTCCGAGTACGGCATCTACCAGTCGGTCGGCGACACCGTGGGACCTGGAGGCGTCGTCAGGGCGATGCGGACGATCCCAGTGTATCGGGATATCGCGCTTGCCATCGAGGAGCACTGTCCGGATGCGTGGGTGCTCAACTACACGAACCCGATGACGGTCTGCGTCCGAGCGCTGTACGAAGCGTTCCCGGACATCAACGCCATCGGGTGCTGTCACGAGGTGTTCCACACACAGGAGCACTTCGGCGAACTCGTCGCTGAGTACATGGATGAGCCTCAGCCCCCGCGGACCGAGATAGACGTGAACGTCAAGGGGATCAACCACTTCACGTGGATCGACGAGGCAACGTGGCGCGGTCACGATCTGTTCCCGCTCCTGAAGCGCCACAGTGAGGAAGTGATCAGCGACCGCTCATTCGACCCGGGGGATCTCGACGACGCTTCGTACTTCGTAGACAACGAACTAGTTGCCTACGCGCTGTTCGATCGGTTCGGTATCTTCCCGGCGGCGGGCGACCGTCACCTCGCAGAGTTCGTCCCGTGGTTCCTCTCCGTGGACGACCCCGACGAGATTCAGTCGTGGGGTATCAAACTAACGCCGAGCGAGTACCGCGTCGAGCGACAGGAAGACGCCCTGGATAAATTCTACGACCCGATGGAGGGCGACGAAGAGTTCGAGTTCTTCGACTCGGGCGAGGAAGGCGTCTCGATGATGCGTGCGCTGCTCGGCGGCGAGCGTCTCCGAACAAATGTGAACGTTCCGAACGAGGGGCAGGCCCCGGACCTTCCCGCGGGCACGGTCGTCGAGACTAACGCCCTGTTTACGCGGGGAGAGGTGACGCCGCTCGCGGCCGGAGAGCTCCCGCCACAGGTCCACAATGCGGTCTCGACGCACGTCCAGAATCAGGAGACGATCGTGGAAGCGGCTTTCGCGGGCGACGTGGACTTGGCGTTCCAGGCGTTCCTTAACGATCCGCTAGTCTCCGTGCCGATTACCGATGCCGAAGCGATGTTCCGTGACCTGATCGAAGCGGTTGAGCCGTATCTCCAGAGTCACTGGGACCTCGACGGCGCAGCAGTGTTGTCGTAG
- a CDS encoding DUF5789 family protein, which produces MADNKGGRDKQARDAERRQQERDVATELERGDEKEPPVEAAELGDFETELEAMNFPTTGTEIVATLGDHTIESVKGSYRVEDIVPETDEETFDSPAAVRVQVQRPTVAAAMKRVVESSETLRNTEFSWSQRKAYEMTFQELSAIDADDDDEGITAISDWVVDQIREKETLPASRAVRRQAAKFCRANGYEVRVDEWLGI; this is translated from the coding sequence ATGGCAGATAATAAAGGCGGTCGAGACAAGCAAGCGCGAGACGCTGAGAGACGACAACAAGAGCGTGATGTCGCTACGGAACTGGAGCGAGGAGACGAAAAAGAGCCACCGGTTGAGGCAGCGGAACTCGGTGATTTCGAGACGGAACTCGAAGCAATGAACTTCCCGACGACAGGGACCGAGATCGTCGCAACACTTGGTGACCACACGATAGAATCGGTCAAGGGGAGCTACAGGGTCGAGGATATCGTCCCGGAGACGGACGAGGAGACGTTCGACTCACCGGCTGCCGTGCGAGTGCAAGTACAGCGACCGACAGTTGCGGCGGCGATGAAACGAGTCGTCGAATCCAGTGAGACGCTTCGAAATACGGAGTTCAGTTGGTCACAGCGCAAAGCGTACGAGATGACGTTCCAAGAACTCTCAGCGATCGACGCCGATGACGACGACGAAGGGATCACAGCCATCAGCGATTGGGTCGTCGACCAAATCCGCGAGAAAGAAACACTCCCGGCGTCCCGGGCCGTGCGTCGACAAGCGGCCAAGTTCTGTCGGGCGAACGGCTATGAGGTACGGGTCGACGAGTGGCTCGGTATCTAG
- a CDS encoding TCP-1/cpn60 chaperonin family protein, which translates to MISEDASEYTGSKHIQQRNATAARALGEIVRSTLGPNGMDKMIVSERGEVTLTDDGSTVVNELAFENPFAGLVSTVGQSQQAEAGDGTTTAITFATELLSGIETLLDQGVHPTSIVDGFRAASEISRETIGDLTRDLDSVDEHLLQRAVANRLTGIVFGDTKTALAGEITSLVEEIVATAPGRYADRIAVESDPGRWIGDFERVPGATVDKKPLRQRMPTDFEEAAILLVDEPLEVDESGHEPAVTVDSFGQYDQHVDREERSRATVADRVVASGADVVFCQKRVDDGIANRLADEGILATEFTIKPDLEFLARLLDIRITGDVAGVSEDDLGRASVRQNDDENRFYIEPPVSDPTAMTLMLQGSTERVAGKLEDRVTEAVDAAVELVTERRVVPGAGATEIAISRRVREAATRKANRQQIVMEAYADALEVVPRVLAENAGLDPLDTLTELRAAHANGDSTAGVDIVQGGTTDVYERGIVDFPGTKVAAITNGTEAANIVVHVDDIVPATDLPNENGGE; encoded by the coding sequence ATGATCAGCGAGGACGCCTCCGAGTACACCGGGTCCAAGCACATCCAACAGCGGAACGCGACTGCCGCCCGCGCACTCGGTGAGATCGTCAGATCGACGCTGGGCCCCAACGGGATGGACAAGATGATCGTCTCGGAGAGGGGCGAGGTGACGCTCACCGACGACGGTTCGACCGTCGTGAACGAACTCGCGTTCGAGAACCCCTTTGCTGGGCTCGTCTCGACTGTCGGTCAGAGCCAGCAGGCGGAGGCTGGAGACGGGACGACGACAGCGATCACCTTCGCCACAGAGCTGCTATCCGGCATCGAGACGCTGCTTGATCAGGGGGTCCACCCGACCTCAATCGTCGACGGCTTCCGTGCAGCGAGTGAGATATCACGGGAGACGATCGGCGACCTGACGCGCGACTTGGACAGTGTGGACGAACACCTTCTCCAGCGAGCGGTCGCCAACCGACTTACCGGCATCGTCTTTGGTGACACCAAGACCGCGCTGGCCGGGGAGATTACGAGCCTCGTCGAAGAGATCGTCGCGACGGCGCCCGGACGCTACGCCGACCGAATCGCGGTTGAATCCGACCCAGGCCGCTGGATCGGCGACTTCGAACGCGTTCCGGGTGCCACCGTCGACAAGAAGCCCCTCCGGCAGCGGATGCCGACCGACTTTGAGGAGGCCGCTATCCTGCTCGTCGACGAGCCCCTTGAAGTCGACGAGAGCGGGCACGAACCAGCGGTGACGGTCGACTCCTTTGGTCAGTACGATCAACACGTTGACCGTGAGGAGCGCAGTCGAGCGACGGTGGCTGACCGGGTCGTCGCGTCCGGTGCCGACGTGGTGTTCTGCCAGAAGCGGGTGGACGACGGCATTGCGAACCGACTGGCGGACGAGGGCATACTGGCAACGGAGTTCACGATCAAACCCGATCTGGAGTTCCTCGCGCGACTCCTCGATATCCGAATCACCGGTGATGTCGCGGGCGTGAGCGAGGACGACCTCGGTCGAGCGAGCGTCCGGCAGAATGACGACGAAAATCGGTTCTACATCGAACCGCCGGTCTCCGACCCGACGGCAATGACGCTGATGTTGCAGGGGTCGACAGAACGCGTCGCTGGCAAGCTCGAAGACCGAGTGACAGAGGCCGTTGACGCAGCCGTCGAACTGGTAACCGAACGCCGTGTTGTTCCGGGGGCTGGCGCGACGGAGATAGCGATCTCCCGCCGTGTGCGTGAGGCGGCCACGCGGAAGGCGAACCGTCAGCAAATCGTCATGGAGGCGTACGCCGACGCACTCGAAGTCGTCCCACGCGTGCTCGCCGAGAATGCTGGTCTCGATCCGCTTGACACGCTCACCGAACTTCGGGCGGCACACGCGAACGGGGACTCGACGGCCGGGGTCGACATCGTTCAGGGCGGGACCACCGACGTGTACGAGCGCGGCATCGTCGATTTTCCCGGGACGAAAGTGGCGGCGATCACGAACGGGACAGAGGCAGCCAACATCGTCGTGCACGTCGACGACATCGTGCCAGCGACCGACCTGCCAAACGAGAACGGCGGCGAATAA
- a CDS encoding NAD-dependent epimerase/dehydratase family protein gives METVLVTGSLGRLGRWTVDHLTADDRIVVGVDRKHPGSDADIRGDVQLRACDLTDQGAVWEIIRDVGPDAIVHLGAIPNPEVHSGTHVFENNVMSTYNVLMAAGEAGVPITWASSESAYGFPFAREPSLPDYLPIDEDHPLRPEDAYGSSKLVGEDIAEIVARRYDVPIASLRISNVQYPGNYSVLDDQDDLDAGVGNFWSYVDGRDVASAVEAAIDAELTGHEPFVVAATDTYLDRPTTDAFEAYFGELPDEVAINGRESALSSAKARDLLDWEPKHRWQTAAQEDVPTPSMTQ, from the coding sequence ATGGAGACAGTACTAGTCACCGGTAGTCTCGGACGTCTCGGCCGCTGGACAGTCGATCACCTGACGGCCGACGATCGGATAGTCGTCGGCGTCGACCGGAAACATCCCGGTTCGGACGCCGATATCAGAGGAGACGTCCAGCTACGCGCCTGTGATCTCACCGACCAGGGCGCAGTCTGGGAAATCATCCGCGATGTGGGACCGGATGCGATCGTCCACCTTGGAGCGATCCCGAATCCTGAGGTCCACAGCGGAACCCACGTCTTCGAGAACAACGTTATGAGCACCTACAACGTCCTCATGGCCGCCGGGGAGGCGGGCGTCCCGATCACGTGGGCATCGAGTGAGAGCGCGTACGGCTTCCCATTCGCACGCGAGCCCTCGCTCCCGGACTACCTCCCCATTGACGAAGACCATCCACTCCGGCCTGAGGACGCGTACGGCTCCTCGAAGCTCGTCGGCGAGGACATCGCAGAGATTGTGGCCCGCCGGTACGACGTTCCGATCGCGTCGTTACGCATCTCGAATGTCCAATACCCGGGGAACTACAGCGTGCTTGACGACCAAGACGACCTTGATGCTGGCGTCGGTAATTTCTGGTCGTACGTCGACGGGCGAGACGTCGCCAGCGCCGTTGAGGCGGCTATTGATGCGGAACTCACGGGCCACGAACCATTCGTCGTCGCGGCCACCGATACGTACCTCGACAGGCCGACGACGGATGCCTTCGAGGCGTATTTCGGTGAACTCCCCGATGAGGTGGCGATCAACGGCCGCGAGTCGGCGCTCAGTTCGGCCAAGGCCCGTGACCTGCTGGACTGGGAGCCAAAACACAGGTGGCAAACAGCTGCACAGGAAGACGTTCCGACGCCGTCGATGACACAGTAA
- a CDS encoding dihydrodipicolinate synthase family protein — protein sequence MSKVAADIKTRLRGVAVGLLTPFDDDRSIEHDKLTENAKSLYDEGIRTFLVAANISEYHSLSQDERIEIATTGVDALPDDALVLGGVGGSTADATELIRAYDQVGVDVMMIMPPDHTYLHEQGLLQYYSKLGEATDRPLVPYVRGFDPSIQYLADLTHLENVIGIKYAIEDPVKLGAAVEKGADDVVWINGLAEPYALSYWMEGVEGFSAGVSNFRPEVGLELFDALAEEDWERARKLRDICLPYQRFRSETGSDNTLPGANSVAAIKAGLELAGLHGGNVREPIVQLNERDKQRAEELYLQLDDEISQLIN from the coding sequence ATGTCAAAGGTAGCGGCTGATATCAAGACACGTCTACGGGGTGTCGCTGTCGGCCTCCTGACCCCGTTCGACGATGACCGCTCGATCGAACATGACAAGCTTACTGAGAACGCGAAATCACTCTACGACGAAGGGATACGAACGTTTCTAGTCGCCGCCAATATCAGCGAGTATCACTCGCTCTCCCAGGACGAACGGATCGAGATCGCAACGACGGGTGTCGACGCACTTCCCGACGACGCCCTTGTCCTCGGTGGCGTCGGTGGCAGCACCGCAGACGCCACGGAACTGATCCGCGCCTACGATCAGGTTGGGGTGGACGTGATGATGATAATGCCCCCGGATCACACCTATCTCCACGAGCAGGGACTCTTGCAATACTACTCCAAACTGGGTGAGGCAACCGACCGTCCCTTGGTCCCATATGTTCGCGGATTCGATCCCTCGATCCAATATTTAGCCGATCTAACACACCTTGAAAACGTGATTGGGATCAAGTACGCGATCGAAGATCCGGTGAAGCTCGGTGCCGCCGTTGAGAAGGGTGCGGACGACGTGGTCTGGATCAACGGCCTCGCGGAACCGTACGCACTCTCCTACTGGATGGAAGGAGTGGAGGGATTCTCCGCAGGCGTCAGCAATTTCAGACCGGAAGTCGGTCTCGAACTTTTCGACGCACTCGCCGAGGAGGATTGGGAGCGCGCCCGAAAACTGCGCGATATCTGCCTCCCTTATCAACGGTTCCGCTCCGAAACAGGATCCGATAACACCCTCCCTGGTGCGAACAGCGTTGCAGCGATCAAGGCTGGCCTCGAACTGGCCGGTCTTCACGGCGGTAACGTCCGGGAACCAATCGTCCAGCTGAACGAACGGGACAAACAGCGTGCAGAAGAGCTCTATCTCCAGCTCGACGACGAGATCAGCCAGCTCATCAACTGA
- a CDS encoding carbohydrate ABC transporter permease, with protein sequence MSILSGEDSKILRLRRLFTEARWFTQETWIGVGLIVPATVMMLIIIVYPTIRALWISFHSRSFLQLEQIEWVGLANYQQLLSDPVFSLALTQTVLLTVGAVVSMYLLGLGLAVLLKENLPGIGALRSLSMVSWVIPPVVIVIIWSWMLQVDFGLVNLILQMFGGPNKSWFGTLEWALPLVTMLRVWKDTPFVAIALMASMQSIPKEYYEAAEIDGASRIQKFRHITLPNITHISMIMIVIETIAAFNSFQMIFIATGGGPVNRTEVLGTYVYQQAFQEYALGYASAVGAVMLALLTIFTVVYVKVENTD encoded by the coding sequence ATGTCTATACTGTCCGGAGAGGACTCGAAAATACTCCGATTGCGGCGGCTGTTCACGGAAGCGAGGTGGTTCACACAAGAGACCTGGATCGGGGTCGGCCTCATCGTCCCCGCAACGGTGATGATGCTCATCATCATCGTGTATCCGACGATCCGTGCACTCTGGATCAGCTTTCATTCTCGCTCCTTCCTGCAGCTTGAACAGATCGAATGGGTCGGCCTGGCGAACTACCAGCAGCTCCTGTCGGACCCCGTGTTCAGTCTGGCGCTGACACAGACGGTATTACTCACTGTCGGTGCCGTGGTCTCGATGTACCTACTCGGGCTCGGATTGGCAGTCTTGTTGAAAGAGAATCTGCCGGGAATCGGAGCGCTACGGAGCCTCTCGATGGTCAGTTGGGTGATACCCCCTGTCGTCATCGTCATCATCTGGTCGTGGATGTTGCAGGTCGACTTCGGGCTGGTGAATCTCATCTTACAAATGTTCGGCGGACCCAACAAGAGTTGGTTCGGGACGCTTGAATGGGCGCTCCCGCTGGTGACGATGCTGCGGGTGTGGAAGGACACACCATTCGTCGCCATCGCGCTGATGGCAAGCATGCAGTCGATTCCCAAGGAGTACTACGAGGCTGCGGAGATTGACGGCGCCAGCCGGATCCAGAAATTCCGACACATCACGTTGCCCAACATCACGCATATCTCGATGATCATGATCGTCATCGAGACAATTGCGGCGTTCAACAGCTTCCAGATGATCTTCATCGCCACGGGCGGCGGCCCGGTGAATCGGACGGAAGTGCTGGGCACGTATGTCTACCAACAGGCGTTCCAGGAGTACGCGCTCGGCTACGCGTCGGCCGTCGGCGCAGTGATGCTGGCACTGCTGACTATCTTCACCGTCGTCTACGTCAAAGTGGAGAACACGGACTGA
- a CDS encoding carbohydrate-binding family 9-like protein produces MRSYTVERTYDTVPLTGRVDGTPWCDASRLAVDQFNWHNSGPKPLTTARLLYDDEALYAQFQVEDEHITSVVTELNGPTFEDSSVELFADPRPNTDSNTSGDEGGGGDADQRSRYFNFEANCCGVFKLAWQEEDWQKRAIGRDLISPELADQIDVATSVDGPTREARPTDDGWWLAARIPFVALSGLTGVDINPESGTVWCGNVYRSGVERDAMKATWNPMPTPEPDYHSPEFFGRLRFA; encoded by the coding sequence GTGAGATCGTACACTGTCGAGCGGACATACGACACCGTCCCGCTGACCGGACGCGTCGACGGGACTCCGTGGTGCGATGCGTCACGGCTCGCGGTCGATCAGTTCAATTGGCACAACAGCGGCCCAAAGCCCTTGACGACCGCGCGGCTCCTCTACGACGACGAGGCGCTCTACGCCCAGTTCCAGGTAGAAGACGAACACATCACGTCAGTGGTGACGGAATTGAACGGGCCGACATTCGAGGATAGCTCGGTCGAACTGTTCGCCGATCCGCGCCCGAACACTGATTCGAATACCAGTGGGGATGAAGGCGGCGGAGGAGACGCTGATCAACGCTCGCGCTACTTCAACTTCGAAGCGAACTGTTGTGGCGTCTTCAAGCTCGCGTGGCAGGAAGAAGATTGGCAGAAGCGTGCCATCGGTCGCGATTTGATCTCCCCAGAACTCGCTGACCAGATCGACGTGGCCACTTCGGTCGACGGACCGACCAGAGAGGCTCGGCCTACGGACGACGGCTGGTGGCTCGCCGCCCGAATCCCGTTCGTGGCCCTATCTGGGCTGACTGGTGTCGATATCAATCCCGAATCCGGGACGGTATGGTGTGGAAATGTCTACCGGAGCGGCGTCGAGCGCGACGCGATGAAAGCGACATGGAACCCGATGCCGACGCCAGAGCCAGACTACCACTCGCCGGAATTTTTCGGACGGCTCCGGTTCGCATAA
- a CDS encoding glycoside hydrolase family 4 gives MWDVQYKVIGDTGRSAVITVTVKNKCARSGCLAMSSGQEPLMADSEQDSLPNLPDENVKITYIGGGAREWPPKLFRDLALCTEISGEVALFDMDYESAQLNAEFGNWVQEKDGAVGDWTYNAVEDRSAALEGADFVILSTQFNPAETFVHDLDIPRDYGIYGAVAATIGPGGIMRAMRTVPVYREFGNAIEEHCPDAWVLNYTNPLTFATRALYEAFPDINAIGLCHEVFHAQDMLADLVAEYYDVDRPDRDEIDLNVKGINHYTWADEARWRGVDLFDVLDYHLEQDGVRREYSTDEMADEDPFVDNNQVTYELYQRFGILPAAGDRHLVEYGTWFIQGDMPDDLNRWGVKRTTSDYRAKHWNPAESEQTTDVTAWMDGKEDFELESSGEIAVDLMRSLTVGGSTKTHVNLPNRGQISDLPEGAVVETNALITPDSIKPITAGPLPRQVRNQIIPHVNNHETIVEAAFAGDVDLAFQAFLNDPQVRTLQTETARELFAELVDAEAEYLPDWDLADSDVLAESDAFDA, from the coding sequence ATGTGGGACGTGCAATATAAAGTCATCGGCGACACGGGTAGGTCAGCGGTAATCACCGTGACAGTAAAAAATAAGTGTGCCCGTTCCGGGTGTTTAGCTATGAGTTCTGGACAAGAGCCACTCATGGCGGATAGCGAACAGGATTCGCTGCCGAACCTTCCCGATGAGAACGTCAAGATCACCTATATCGGCGGTGGCGCTCGTGAATGGCCTCCAAAGCTGTTCCGTGATCTGGCGCTTTGCACAGAGATTTCGGGCGAGGTAGCGCTGTTCGACATGGATTACGAGAGCGCCCAGCTGAACGCAGAGTTCGGAAACTGGGTGCAAGAAAAGGACGGGGCAGTCGGTGATTGGACGTACAACGCCGTCGAGGACCGCTCGGCGGCGCTGGAAGGTGCGGACTTCGTCATCCTCTCGACGCAGTTCAATCCCGCAGAGACGTTCGTCCACGATCTCGATATCCCCCGGGACTACGGGATATACGGGGCCGTCGCCGCCACGATCGGTCCCGGTGGGATCATGCGGGCCATGCGGACGGTTCCAGTGTACCGAGAGTTTGGGAACGCCATCGAAGAGCACTGCCCGGACGCGTGGGTCCTCAACTACACGAACCCACTCACATTCGCCACTCGAGCGCTGTACGAGGCCTTCCCGGACATCAACGCCATCGGCCTTTGTCATGAGGTTTTCCACGCGCAGGACATGCTTGCTGACCTCGTCGCGGAGTACTACGACGTTGATCGTCCTGATCGGGACGAGATCGATCTCAACGTCAAGGGGATCAACCACTACACGTGGGCAGACGAGGCACGCTGGCGCGGCGTCGACCTGTTCGATGTCCTCGACTATCATCTCGAACAGGATGGCGTGCGACGGGAGTACTCAACCGACGAGATGGCCGACGAGGACCCGTTCGTCGACAACAACCAGGTGACCTATGAACTGTATCAGCGCTTCGGCATCCTCCCGGCGGCGGGCGACCGTCACCTCGTCGAATACGGCACGTGGTTCATCCAGGGCGACATGCCCGACGACCTCAATCGCTGGGGTGTCAAGCGGACGACGAGCGATTACCGTGCAAAGCACTGGAACCCCGCCGAATCCGAACAGACGACCGACGTGACGGCGTGGATGGATGGCAAGGAGGACTTCGAACTCGAATCCTCAGGCGAGATAGCCGTCGATCTGATGCGGTCGCTCACGGTCGGTGGGTCGACGAAGACCCACGTGAACCTCCCGAACCGTGGACAGATTTCCGATCTCCCCGAAGGTGCGGTCGTCGAGACGAACGCACTCATCACCCCCGACAGCATCAAACCGATCACGGCTGGCCCGCTGCCGCGACAGGTCCGAAACCAGATTATCCCCCACGTGAACAACCACGAGACGATCGTGGAAGCGGCTTTCGCGGGCGACGTGGACTTGGCGTTCCAGGCGTTCCTCAACGACCCCCAAGTCCGAACGCTCCAAACCGAGACCGCACGCGAACTATTCGCCGAACTAGTCGACGCTGAAGCAGAGTATCTGCCCGACTGGGACCTCGCTGACTCGGACGTGCTCGCCGAGTCAGACGCCTTCGACGCGTAA